Proteins co-encoded in one Rhodococcus sp. PAMC28707 genomic window:
- a CDS encoding HhH-GPD-type base excision DNA repair protein, whose protein sequence is MSPTLHLVGDPEADALLAEDPFALLIGMLLDQQVPMESAFAGPKKLVDRLGDLNVETIATVDPEEFAAVCATTPAVHRFPASMAKRIQGLAEYLVENYDGKPDQIWRRDSPDGPEVLKRLKALPGYGDQKARIFLALLGKQMGVTPDGWRKAAGAYGDEGSRRSIADVVDEKSLLEVREFKKAAKAAAKNK, encoded by the coding sequence ATGTCTCCTACTCTGCACCTGGTCGGCGACCCAGAAGCCGATGCACTGCTCGCCGAGGACCCTTTCGCGTTGCTGATCGGAATGCTTCTCGATCAGCAGGTTCCGATGGAATCGGCATTCGCCGGTCCAAAGAAACTCGTCGACCGTCTGGGCGATCTGAACGTCGAGACCATAGCGACAGTCGACCCGGAGGAGTTCGCGGCCGTGTGTGCCACAACGCCTGCGGTACATCGCTTTCCGGCTTCGATGGCCAAACGTATTCAAGGACTCGCGGAATACCTCGTCGAGAACTACGACGGTAAGCCGGATCAGATCTGGCGCCGTGACAGTCCTGACGGACCCGAAGTACTGAAGCGGCTGAAGGCGTTGCCGGGGTACGGAGATCAGAAGGCCCGCATCTTTCTCGCGTTGCTGGGCAAGCAGATGGGCGTGACGCCCGACGGGTGGCGCAAGGCCGCAGGCGCGTACGGGGACGAGGGATCGCGGCGGTCGATCGCCGATGTCGTCGACGAGAAGTCGCTCCTCGAAGTCCGCGAATTCAAGAAGGCCGCCAAAGCAGCAGCCAAGAACAAGTGA
- the phoU gene encoding phosphate signaling complex protein PhoU, whose product MREQYNVTLDSLAADLASMCGLAEAAMESATRALLTADLAVAEHTISGREAIDRAAADWEHQAFGVLALQSPVALDLRIMVSGLHIVADLQRMGGLAIHIAELARRRHPAHVLPVEVESVFAEMGRVAVEQADSTRKVLLTRDAELAAELQTKDEAMDELHRSLFTLTSAPGWPHGIPAAVDITLLGRFYERFSDHTVEVAKRVIFLVTGEFRSDET is encoded by the coding sequence ATGCGTGAGCAGTACAACGTCACCTTGGATTCCCTCGCAGCCGATCTTGCATCGATGTGCGGACTTGCCGAAGCTGCGATGGAGTCGGCCACCAGGGCCTTGCTGACCGCGGATCTCGCCGTCGCGGAACACACCATCTCCGGCAGGGAAGCGATCGACAGAGCTGCAGCCGATTGGGAGCACCAAGCCTTCGGAGTCCTCGCGCTGCAGTCGCCTGTCGCACTGGACCTGCGAATCATGGTCAGTGGACTTCACATAGTTGCCGATCTCCAACGCATGGGTGGACTTGCCATCCATATCGCCGAGCTCGCTCGACGCAGACACCCGGCACACGTACTGCCGGTCGAGGTGGAGAGTGTGTTCGCCGAGATGGGGCGCGTCGCCGTCGAACAGGCAGATTCGACGCGCAAGGTTCTGCTCACCCGTGACGCCGAACTCGCCGCCGAGTTGCAGACCAAGGACGAAGCGATGGACGAACTCCACCGGAGCTTGTTCACTCTGACGTCGGCACCGGGCTGGCCGCACGGCATTCCTGCTGCCGTCGACATCACGTTGCTCGGCCGATTCTACGAACGGTTCTCCGATCACACTGTCGAGGTTGCCAAGCGGGTCATCTTCCTCGTCACCGGTGAATTTCGGTCCGACGAGACATAG
- a CDS encoding helicase-associated domain-containing protein, giving the protein MTYEHWLESIDEASLARLLAKRPDVALDPPPRTYAALAHLLRRDRSLDAAIRELDVGALSLLVILAGSESISRSELGIAVAEGIECTTSDVDCAVESLLELGLCSPVGEGYTSIVENLERLKLHAPPDVSRPVMVERGAANVQSQELAVAGFCDLVEAVLVEVDAGSVKAVRAGGVGSRQVRALATRVGADVDEVELVLGLAGELRLVEARAALLLCTTEYGDWQSMDRATKYTNIVEAWWWSEGAATNSLQANGKRAQILGPIAPNPSTVVLRRRMIDSIPDGGFLDVDSAADYTVWKLPRFAAEANPGDVAAVWREASALGIIVDGAPTDLSRLLGSMGTTADATVVAPAVHQLVHRAESVVRLLPDLTAVVSGPVSERVSLLLTGSATRESRGAASAWRFSYRSIRGWLDRGGSGEELLESLAATASTEVPQSLDYLIRDVVRRHGAITVDQVSGRIESRDAALIAEIHARTLFAADKCADTALAPSIPAHSVLAALRSAGYAPVLTGDFAPTEVARVAPRPLQSRIVPISPQRTDVGELARALVTGVPAEVDIARLAARLKTVHHLPARDADALAGAIAVGTVVTIDVLTAGMGIVKDTIGDILLDSGTLHAWSERLQTRRSIGISNVRMIVAPLL; this is encoded by the coding sequence GTGACGTACGAGCACTGGCTCGAGAGTATCGACGAGGCGTCGCTGGCCCGCCTTCTCGCAAAGCGTCCCGACGTGGCGCTCGATCCGCCACCGCGCACGTATGCCGCACTTGCCCACCTTCTGCGGCGCGATCGATCGTTGGATGCGGCCATACGTGAACTCGACGTGGGTGCCCTGTCGCTGCTCGTGATTCTCGCTGGAAGCGAATCGATCTCGCGTTCGGAGCTCGGTATCGCGGTCGCGGAGGGGATCGAGTGCACGACGTCCGATGTAGATTGCGCCGTGGAATCGCTGCTCGAACTCGGACTCTGCTCGCCGGTCGGTGAGGGCTACACCTCCATTGTCGAGAACCTCGAACGTCTGAAACTGCACGCACCCCCCGACGTGTCGCGGCCCGTCATGGTCGAGCGAGGGGCAGCGAATGTGCAATCGCAGGAACTTGCCGTGGCCGGGTTCTGCGACCTCGTCGAAGCAGTGCTCGTGGAAGTCGATGCAGGCTCTGTGAAAGCGGTCAGGGCAGGGGGAGTAGGGAGTCGCCAGGTTCGGGCGCTTGCCACGCGCGTCGGCGCTGATGTCGACGAGGTCGAACTTGTTCTCGGTCTCGCAGGCGAGCTTCGTCTCGTCGAAGCTCGCGCTGCGCTACTGCTATGCACGACCGAGTACGGCGATTGGCAATCGATGGACCGGGCAACGAAATACACGAACATCGTGGAAGCGTGGTGGTGGTCGGAGGGCGCCGCGACGAATTCCTTGCAAGCGAACGGTAAGCGGGCGCAGATACTCGGTCCGATCGCCCCTAATCCGTCGACGGTCGTGCTTCGTCGACGGATGATCGACTCGATCCCGGACGGTGGTTTTCTCGACGTCGACTCGGCTGCGGACTACACAGTGTGGAAGCTGCCCCGGTTCGCGGCCGAGGCTAACCCCGGTGATGTCGCGGCCGTGTGGCGCGAGGCATCCGCACTCGGGATCATCGTCGACGGTGCTCCGACGGACTTGTCACGTCTGCTCGGCAGCATGGGAACTACCGCCGATGCGACGGTAGTTGCACCCGCTGTGCACCAACTCGTCCACCGAGCCGAATCAGTAGTGCGGTTGTTGCCCGATCTCACTGCCGTGGTGTCCGGACCTGTGAGCGAACGTGTTTCGCTGCTTCTCACGGGATCGGCGACCCGCGAATCGCGCGGCGCTGCGTCGGCCTGGCGGTTCAGTTATCGGTCCATCCGCGGTTGGCTCGATCGAGGTGGCTCCGGTGAAGAACTGCTCGAGTCCTTGGCTGCAACTGCGTCGACCGAAGTGCCACAGTCGCTCGACTACCTGATCCGTGATGTCGTGCGCAGGCACGGGGCAATCACCGTCGACCAGGTGTCCGGGCGCATCGAGTCTCGAGATGCCGCGCTCATCGCCGAGATTCACGCGCGCACACTTTTCGCGGCAGACAAGTGCGCGGACACAGCCCTGGCCCCGTCGATACCGGCGCACAGTGTGCTCGCCGCGTTGCGATCCGCGGGCTACGCCCCAGTGCTCACCGGCGACTTCGCACCGACAGAGGTGGCCAGGGTGGCACCTCGACCGCTACAGTCGCGCATCGTTCCGATCTCGCCGCAACGCACCGATGTCGGTGAGTTGGCGCGCGCTCTCGTGACAGGTGTTCCTGCCGAAGTCGATATAGCCCGATTGGCCGCGCGATTGAAGACCGTTCATCATCTCCCGGCCCGAGATGCCGATGCCCTCGCTGGGGCCATCGCGGTCGGCACTGTGGTGACGATCGATGTACTTACCGCGGGCATGGGCATCGTCAAGGACACGATCGGTGACATCCTTCTAGATTCCGGAACGTTGCATGCCTGGTCGGAACGGTTGCAGACCAGGCGGAGTATCGGGATCTCGAATGTCCGGATGATCGTCGCACCGCTGTTGTGA
- a CDS encoding YnfA family protein: protein MTVLKSILLFGVAAVLEIGGAWLVWQGVREHRGWIWVGAGVVALGAYGFVATLQPDANFGRILAAYGGVFVAGSLAWGMIADGFEPDRWDVTGAALCLLGVAVVMYGPR from the coding sequence GTGACGGTACTCAAATCCATCCTGTTGTTCGGCGTCGCCGCAGTGCTGGAGATCGGCGGGGCATGGCTGGTGTGGCAGGGAGTCAGAGAGCACCGCGGATGGATCTGGGTCGGCGCAGGTGTCGTTGCGCTCGGTGCCTACGGATTTGTCGCGACGTTGCAGCCGGACGCCAATTTCGGCCGCATCCTCGCCGCGTACGGCGGTGTTTTCGTCGCGGGATCTCTCGCCTGGGGAATGATTGCCGACGGTTTCGAGCCGGACAGGTGGGACGTGACAGGAGCAGCACTCTGCCTTCTCGGCGTCGCCGTGGTCATGTACGGTCCGCGCTGA
- a CDS encoding DNA polymerase III subunit gamma and tau produces MALYRKYRPATFAEVVGQEHVTEPLSVALDSNRINHAYLFSGPRGCGKTSSARILARSLNCAEGPTSTPCGVCNSCVALAPGGPGNFDVVEMDAASHGGVDDARDLRDKAVYAPAESRYVIFIIDEAHMVTTAGFNALLKVVEEPPEHLVFIFATTEPEKVLPTIRSRTHHYPFRLLPPSTMRGLLEKICAQENAIVADPVFPLVIRAGGGSPRDSLSVLDQLLAGAGPEGVTYPRALSLLGVTDVALIDEAVDALAAGDGGSLFGTIDKVVDAGHDPRRFATDLLERLRDLILMRAVPDAGERGLVDVPGDVLERLREESTRIGSATLARYAEIVHSGLGEMRGATAPRLLLEVMCARMLLPSASDAESAVLQRLERLERRLDVTLPAGEQAAADRVAVVEDAAPRRIEASSPVAPVEDTPSKFVRPSQRPVAEAPAPAVPTSTPTAAPATPAPQPAATVPAPEPQPEPQPQPEPQPQPEPQPQPERQPEPEPVHVPEPVPDAEPEPSAVPEPSAEPALDTSQEPPPEPESQPELSAVSESVVSDPVVSETVVSDPVVSEPAVDEPEPALAPVAASNQPDAAAVRAVWSEVRTKVRERSRTVEVMLSGASVRAVDIDSITLGHDSAPLAKRLGEPRNADVIRDALRDVFGVDWAVTCVVGATAPAEEVSASKGGPEAPKAPSTKFSRPSQSSKTARTTDDAFGSAGDGSGYEDIPPPEAPDYPDDPEPAGPPPPETAEDEEELMKAAAEPADPSIRRDPDTVALELIQTQLGGTPLKE; encoded by the coding sequence GTGGCTCTCTACCGGAAGTACCGTCCTGCGACGTTCGCTGAAGTTGTCGGGCAGGAGCACGTCACCGAGCCCTTGAGTGTGGCGCTCGACTCCAACCGCATCAACCACGCCTACCTCTTCTCCGGCCCACGTGGCTGCGGCAAGACGTCGTCGGCGCGCATCCTCGCGCGGTCGCTGAACTGCGCCGAGGGCCCTACCTCTACACCCTGTGGGGTGTGTAATTCCTGTGTCGCGCTCGCGCCGGGCGGACCAGGCAACTTCGACGTCGTAGAGATGGACGCAGCGAGTCACGGCGGCGTCGACGATGCCCGTGATCTTCGGGACAAAGCGGTGTATGCACCCGCCGAGTCTCGTTACGTCATCTTCATCATCGATGAGGCTCACATGGTGACCACGGCGGGCTTCAACGCGCTGCTCAAGGTGGTTGAGGAACCGCCGGAGCATCTGGTCTTCATCTTCGCCACCACCGAGCCGGAGAAGGTGCTGCCGACCATTCGGTCACGCACGCACCACTATCCGTTCCGGTTGCTGCCCCCGTCGACCATGCGAGGACTGCTCGAGAAGATCTGTGCGCAGGAGAACGCGATCGTCGCGGATCCCGTGTTTCCGCTTGTCATCCGTGCAGGAGGTGGATCGCCGCGCGATTCGCTGAGTGTGTTGGATCAGCTCCTCGCGGGCGCGGGTCCGGAGGGCGTGACGTACCCCCGGGCGCTGTCCTTGCTCGGAGTCACCGATGTCGCACTGATCGACGAAGCAGTCGACGCTCTCGCTGCCGGCGACGGTGGCTCCCTGTTCGGCACCATCGACAAGGTCGTCGATGCCGGTCACGACCCCCGCAGGTTCGCCACCGACCTACTCGAGCGGCTGCGCGACCTCATCCTGATGCGCGCAGTGCCCGACGCCGGGGAACGTGGTCTGGTCGATGTGCCGGGCGACGTGCTCGAACGACTCCGCGAAGAGTCCACGCGCATCGGCTCGGCAACCTTGGCGCGCTACGCGGAAATCGTGCACTCCGGATTGGGGGAGATGCGTGGGGCCACTGCGCCGCGACTTCTCCTGGAGGTGATGTGTGCACGCATGCTTCTGCCCTCCGCTTCCGACGCCGAATCTGCCGTCCTTCAACGTCTCGAGCGCCTGGAACGGCGTCTCGATGTGACCCTTCCCGCCGGTGAACAGGCCGCGGCCGATCGGGTTGCGGTCGTCGAAGATGCAGCCCCGAGGCGGATCGAGGCGTCGTCACCAGTGGCACCGGTGGAGGACACACCGTCGAAGTTCGTCCGCCCCTCGCAACGGCCGGTGGCCGAGGCGCCTGCGCCAGCAGTGCCTACATCTACGCCCACTGCGGCACCTGCCACGCCCGCGCCCCAGCCTGCGGCGACCGTGCCTGCGCCGGAGCCACAGCCAGAACCACAGCCACAGCCAGAACCACAGCCACAGCCAGAACCACAGCCACAGCCAGAACGGCAGCCCGAGCCCGAGCCGGTCCACGTGCCGGAACCAGTACCTGATGCGGAACCCGAGCCGAGTGCTGTACCCGAGCCGAGTGCAGAGCCTGCGCTCGACACGAGTCAGGAGCCGCCTCCAGAGCCCGAATCGCAGCCCGAGCTTTCAGCTGTCAGTGAGTCCGTTGTCAGTGACCCCGTTGTCAGTGAGACCGTCGTCAGTGACCCGGTTGTCAGTGAGCCGGCTGTCGACGAGCCTGAGCCCGCGCTTGCTCCCGTCGCGGCGTCGAATCAACCCGACGCGGCGGCGGTACGTGCGGTGTGGTCCGAGGTCAGAACCAAGGTCCGCGAGCGCAGCCGTACGGTCGAGGTCATGCTGTCCGGGGCGTCGGTGCGCGCGGTCGATATCGATTCGATCACCCTCGGCCACGACTCGGCCCCGCTGGCCAAGAGGCTCGGGGAACCGCGAAACGCCGATGTCATTCGAGATGCACTGCGTGATGTTTTCGGAGTCGACTGGGCGGTGACCTGCGTTGTGGGCGCGACCGCACCGGCTGAAGAGGTCTCGGCATCGAAGGGTGGTCCCGAGGCTCCAAAGGCGCCGTCGACGAAATTCTCACGACCGAGCCAGAGCAGCAAGACGGCGCGAACGACCGATGACGCATTCGGGTCAGCGGGGGATGGATCTGGGTACGAGGACATTCCGCCACCTGAGGCACCGGACTACCCTGACGACCCCGAACCGGCAGGTCCTCCACCACCGGAAACCGCTGAGGACGAGGAAGAGCTCATGAAAGCGGCCGCAGAACCTGCGGATCCGTCGATCAGGCGCGACCCGGATACGGTGGCGCTGGAGTTGATCCAAACCCAGCTGGGCGGAACTCCTCTGAAGGAGTAG